One window of Astyanax mexicanus isolate ESR-SI-001 unplaced genomic scaffold, AstMex3_surface scaffold_39, whole genome shotgun sequence genomic DNA carries:
- the gstr gene encoding glutathione S-transferase rho isoform X1: MAEDMLLFWASGSPPCWRVMIALEEKNLQGYKNKLLSFDKQEHKNPEVLQINPRGQIPTFKHGDVVVNESIAACLYLQNRFKSQGTQLMPDSESQQALVLQRMLEAEALQKKIYDVLFYEYYVPEAERHESARKRNRENLANELKLWESYLQQMGKGSYLTGKDFSLADVAMFPDLAYLPRFGLRKERYPRLMEYYEMVKERPSVKASWPPTWREKEKEQDTLKDL, from the exons ATGGCCGAGGACATGCTGCTGTTCTGGGCCTCCGGCTCTCCGCCCTGCTGGCGGGTGATGATCGCGCTGGAGGAGAAAAACCTGCAGGGCTACAAAAACAAACTGCTCTCCTTCGACAAACAGGAGCACAAGAACCCGGAGGTCCTGCAGATCAACCCCAGAGGACAG ATTCCTACGTTTAAGCACGGGGACGTGGTGGTGAACGAATCCATCGCCGCCTGTCTTTACCTGCAG AACCGGTTTAAGTCTCAGGGAACTCAGCTGATGCCGGACAGTGAGAGTCAGCAGGCTCTGGTTCTGCAGAGGATGTTAGAAGCAGAAGCTCTTCAGAAGAAGATCT ACGACGTTCTGTTTTACGAGTACTACGTTCCGGAAGCTGAGAGACACGAATCAGCTCGGAAGAGGAACCGGGAGAACCTGGCTAACGAGCTAAAGCTGTGGGAGAGCTACCTGCAGCAG ATGGGTAAAGGATCGTATCTGACGGGAAAGGACTTCAGCCTGGCTGACGTAGCGATGTTCCCAGACCTCGCCTACCTTCCACGCTTCGG GTTGAGGAAGGAGCGATACCCCAGACTGATGGAGTATTATGAGATGGTGAAGGAGCGTCCGAGTGTTAAAGCATCATGGCCTCCAACTTGGCGCGAGAAGGAGAAGGAGCAGGACACACTCAAAGACCTGTGA